Within the Mycobacteriales bacterium genome, the region CTCGACGGGTTCATCCGGCGGATCAACAACCCCGAGGACGACCCCCGCAACCAGACCGTCGACGTGGTCGCCATGACCACCGAACAGCGGACCGGCACCCTCGGCCGCGGCATCAACGGCTCCATGGGCATGATCGGCGACGACCTCTACCTGCCCGAGAACCAGGGCTTCACCGTCGTCAAGGCCATCAGCGCCTGCCCGACGTCCGGACAGGTCTGCCCGACCACGCCACTCAACATCGCCCAGTTCGGGTTCATCTTCGGCTCCGCCATCGGCGTCGACCCCGACCCGCAGCACCTGCGCAGCACCGCCGGCCTGGTCTACGCCTCGGTGTCGCCGGGCGCGGCCAACGCCACCGTCTATCAGTACGACATCGCGACCAACACCTCCCGGATCTACGCCGCCCGCGGTCAGATGCCGCCGGCGGGGTCGGCCGAGGCGACGGTCTACTGCACCACCACCTGCACCCGGCCGGTCGACCCGGCGAACCCGCCGGGCGGTCCCGCGGCGTTCCGGTTCGCGCAGGGGCTCATGGTCGCCGACGACGGCTCGGTCTACCTGACCGAGGACGCCTTCGCCGGCGCCCGCGGCGGCCGCGGACACACCTTCGTGGCTCCCGGTGACCCGTACCCGCCGGGGGCGACACCGGTGCCGCTGCCGCCCCCGCCCCCGGCCGGCAACACCACCTGCACGGTGAACGTCCAGGTGCCGGCGCTCGCCGGCGGCCAGACGTGGTGGGTCCAGTTCACCGCCCACGCCACCGGCCAGCTCGCCGCGACCTGGACGCTGCAGGTCCCGCAGTCGGCGCAGCTGCTGCTCTACCCGGGCAACCCGTTCACCGGGTTGGCCGACCCGGTCGCGACCGGCGCCAAGGGCGGCTTCATCGCGAAGCAGGCCACCACGAACACGACCAGCTTCAGCGTCAGCACCGCGCCGACGAACGAGCCGGCCGGGACGTACACGGCGCAGTTCTTCAACGGTGGCTCCGCGATGGGGGCCACGGTCGGGTCCATCACCTACAAGAACGACCCGGCGTCGGCCTGCGGACCGGCCCAGCTGGTGCCGCCGAACCACATCGTCAACTGACCCCTCCCCGAAAGGCCGTGGCCGCTGCCCCTCCCCCGGGGCGGCGGCCACGTGCTTTGCCGATCCCTAACCCGGGCGGTCCTAGCGTCCGCGGCGGCCGAACGGGCAACCGAGCTGTCCGGCGGCCGGGCGGGAGGGCGGCGAGGATGCGGATGGTGCTGCGGGCCGGCCCGCTGGAGCTGGACCCGGCCGAGCGACGGGTCCGGCTGCACGGGGCGCCGCTGGTCCTCCGGCCGCGGGAGTACGCGCTGCTGCACTACCTCCTGCGCCGCCGCGGCGAGGCGGTGAGCAAGGCCGACATCCTGACCGAGCTGCAGGACGAGTTCGCCGGCGGGGACGCCTACGTCGTCGAGGTCACCATAAGCTACCTGCGGCGCAGGCTGGCCGCGCCGCCGAACCGGCCGATCGTCGAGACCGTACCCGGCGTCGGCTACCGGCTCTCCCCCGACGGCGGCTGCCACTGACCCACCCGACCCCGCGGCCTGTGCGGACACTCCGCGTCAGCCGGCGGCCCTGACCGGCGTCCGATGGGGCAGCCTCTCGGGCGACGGAACAAACTGAGCTTGGAGGCGTCCATGTCGGTGTTGGAGACGTTCGCCCTGCCGGGGCGGGTCGTGGTGGTGACCGGCGGGAACCGGGGTCTCGGCGAGGCCTTCGCGCACGCCCTCGGCGAGGCCGGCGCGCGGGTCGCGATCCTGGCCCGGGACGCGGAGCGCAGCGCGCAGGTGGTCGCCGAGCTGGCCGGCAAGGGCATCACCGCCGCCGCGTTCCAGGCCGACGTGACCGACCGGGCCGCGGTGGAACGGGCCGCGGCCGAGATCACCGCCGCGTACGGGCCGGTCGACGTGCTGGTCAACAACGCCGGTGCCTGCATCCACCGCCCCGCGCTGGAGGTCACCGAGCAGGAATGGCGCAGCGTCCTGGACGTCAACCTCACCGGCGTCTGGAACGGTTGCCAGGTCTTCGGCCGCCGCATGGTCGACTCCGGCGGCGGTGTGATCGTCAACGTCGGATCCATGTCGGGCCAGATCGTGAACCGGCCGCAGTGGCAGCCCGCGTACAACGCCTCCAAAGCCGCGGTGCACCACCTGACCAGGTCACTGGCCGCCGAATGGGCGCCGTACGGGATCCGGGTCAACGCGGTCGCCCCCGGCTACGTGCGGACCGACATGACGCCGATCGACAGACCCGAGTTCGCCCGGCACTGGATCGAGGACGCACCACAGCAGCGCGCCGCGGCGCCGGCCGAGATCGCCCCCGCCGTGCTGTTCCTGGCCAGCCCCGCCTCGGCCTTCATGACCGGCTCCGTCCTGGTCATCGACGGCGGCTACACCGTCTTCTGACCGGGCCGGGCGTCAGGCAGCGGGTGGTGATCTCCTCACCGTCGACGATCAGCAGGTCCCGGCCGGCGTACGCGCCCCCCAGACGCCGCTGGCGCTGGACGTGTCGTGGTCGGTGGAGGCGACGAGGTCCAGTCCCCCGGCGGGCGGCACTGCCCTGAAGCTGGAGATCTCCGGCGCCGCTGGCCGCCCTCGGCGCGCACGGTCCTCTTCTTCGACCGGTGAGCCCGCGCCCGATCAGGACGCGCGGGCGGTGGCGGAGCGGATCACCGGGGCGATCTCGTCGGCGAGGCGGGAGATGGACTCCTCGACCAGTCCGCGGGGCAGCCCGCCCCAGTCGACCTGACCGAAGAGGCGGTCGATGCCGAGCAGGTCGTACGCGGTCATGATCTTGGTGATGATCTCGTCGGAGGAGCCGATCAGCAGCGCGTTGCCGGGCGCGGCGCCGGCCAGGAACTGGTCCTGGTCGACGAGGAACCCCCGCCCGCCAGGCCGCTTCGGCCGCAGGTACTCGTGGTAGTGCGGGTAGACCTCGCGGGCGGCGGCCGCCGTGGCGCCGGCGTGGAAGTGGGTGGAGATGCCGACGCTGAGCCGGTCGGCGTGCCCGGCCCGCTCCCCCGCCTCGCGGTACTCCGCGACCACCCGCCGCGCCCCGGCGATGCTCCC harbors:
- a CDS encoding winged helix-turn-helix domain-containing protein, with product MRMVLRAGPLELDPAERRVRLHGAPLVLRPREYALLHYLLRRRGEAVSKADILTELQDEFAGGDAYVVEVTISYLRRRLAAPPNRPIVETVPGVGYRLSPDGGCH
- a CDS encoding glucose 1-dehydrogenase, with the protein product MSVLETFALPGRVVVVTGGNRGLGEAFAHALGEAGARVAILARDAERSAQVVAELAGKGITAAAFQADVTDRAAVERAAAEITAAYGPVDVLVNNAGACIHRPALEVTEQEWRSVLDVNLTGVWNGCQVFGRRMVDSGGGVIVNVGSMSGQIVNRPQWQPAYNASKAAVHHLTRSLAAEWAPYGIRVNAVAPGYVRTDMTPIDRPEFARHWIEDAPQQRAAAPAEIAPAVLFLASPASAFMTGSVLVIDGGYTVF